Proteins encoded together in one Lutra lutra chromosome 4, mLutLut1.2, whole genome shotgun sequence window:
- the LOC125098009 gene encoding NEDD8 — protein sequence MLIKVKTLTGKEIEIDIEPTDKVERIKERVEEKEGIPPQQQRLIYSGKQMNDEKTAADYKILGGSVLHLVLALRGGGGLRQ from the coding sequence ATGCTAATTAAAGTGAAGACGCTGACCGGAAAGGAGATTGAAATTGACATTGAACCTACAGACAAGGTGGAGCGAATCAAGGAGCGtgtggaggagaaagagggaatcCCCCCACAGCAGCAGCGGCTCATCTACAGTGGAAAACAGATGAATGATGAGAAGACAGCAGCTGATTACAAGATCCTAGGTGGTTCAGTCCTCCATCTGGTGTTGGCTCTGAGAGGAGGAGGTGGTCTTAGACAGTGA